GAGCCGCCGGCGCGCGCTATGCGCTCGTGGGGCACTCCGAGCGGCGCCACGTCTTTGGCGAGACCGACGCCGAGACCGGCAAGAAGGTCGCGGCCGCCGTGCGCGCTGGCCTCACTCCCGTACTCTGCGTCGGTGAGAAGCTCGAGGAGCGCGAGGCCGGGCAGACTATCGACGTCGTGCTGCGTCAACTGCGCGCCGGCTTCGCCGAGATCGAACCGGGCGCCATCGCCACGTCAATGGTTGCCTACGAGCCCGTGTGGGCCATCGGCACCGGCAAGACGGCGACCCCGGACGACGCCGCCGAGGTGCACACAAAGATCCGCGCCGAGCTCGTATCGCTCGTCGGAGAGCGGGGCGGGGCGATCCCGATTCTGTATGGCGGCTCCGTGAATCGCTCCAACGTCGAGGCCCTCGTGGCCGTGGACGACGTGGACGGCGTGCTCGTAGGCGGCGCCAGCCTCGACGCGGAGCAATGGCTGACGATCGTGAGAAGCTGAGGCCCGCGGAACGCCGTCGACTGGCCGTTTTGTGGCCGCCACGGCGCGCAGTTGACCGAGCGAGCTAACTCCGGTATTCTTCAAGGCTTACCTCGTCTGACCATCCCTCGGGACCGTCTGTGTATTCGTTTCTTCTCGTCGTTCTGATCATCGATGCGCTGGTGCTCGCCGCGGCCGTGCTGCTGCAGGCCGGCAAGGGCGGCGGACTGGCCGCGAGCTTTGGTGGCTCGTCCTCCTCGTCCGATTCCTTCCTCGGCACCCGTCAGGCGGGCAACCTCCTGACCAAGACCAGCTGGTGGGCCGGCGGCATCTTCATCGGCCTCGCGTTCATCCTGCAGATCATGTCCACGCGCTCGCGCGTGCCGACCTCGATCCTCGACCAGGCGCTGACGCCCTCGGCGCAGACCGCGCCGGTCGCGCAGCCTGGCGCCCAGCCTGGTGTGCAGTCCGCCGTGCCGCTTGAGGCGGCGCCCACGACCCCGACGACCCCTCCGCCGCAGCCGTGACCGCGACGTACTCGAACCAGTTCGACGAACCTGGGTTCCTCCTCCTCGAGGACGGAACCCTTTTTCTTGGCCGTCTCCACGCGCCCCTGAAGACCCCCGCCGTGGCCGAGGTGGTGTTCACGACCTCGATGAGCGGCTACCAAGAGACCTTTACCGACCCGTCCTATCGCGGCCAGATCGTGGTGATGACGGCGCCGATGATCGGCAACTACGGCGTGAACTCCGAGGACCCCGAGTCCGCGCAGCCGCAGGTGGCTGGCGTGGTGGTTCGCGAGATCTCGCAGCCATACTCGAACTGGCGGGCGGAGCAGGGTCTCGGCCCTTGGCTCGCCGAGTCCGATGTGCCTGTGCTGTCGGAAGTTGACACGCGTCGCCTCACGCGTCACTTGAGGACGGTTGGTGTCATGCGCGGCCTGATTGGCATGGGCGTTGAGCCAACGGACGCTGACCGCGCGGAGTTGGCGGCCTGTCCGTCCATGGCGGGCCAGGATCTGGCCTCCCGGGTGACGACCAAGGAGCGCTACCTCTGGGGAGATCCCAAGGCGCCGCACCACATCGTCGCCTACGACTACGGCATCAAGCGCAACATCCTGCGGATGTTCGAGAACCGCGGCTGCCGCATCACCGTGGTGCCCTCGACCACGCCGGCCAAGGACGTGCTGGCGGAGAAGCCCGACGGCGTGTTCCTCTCGAATGGCCCGGGTGATCCGGAGGCCGTGGAGTATGCGCCCAAGGCCATCAAGGAGATTGTGGATTCGGGCGTGCCTGTGTTTGGCATCTGCCTCGGGCATCAACTCCTGGGCATCACGTTTGGCGGCCGCACCACGAAGCTGCCGTATGGCCACAGGGGCGGGAACCACCCCGTCAAGGACTTGGCGACGGGCGACGTGCTGATCACCAGCCAGAACCATGGCTTCGCCGTCGAGGGCTCTGCCGATGGCATCCCGGGCGCGCCGGACCTTGAGGTGACACACCTGAACCTGAACGACGGCACCGTCGAGGGTCTGCGCCACAGGTCCAAGCCCGTGTTCGGGGTTCAGTATCACCCCGAGGCCGCACCCGGTCCGCACGACGCCGTTCCCCATTTTGACGAGTTTCTGGGGGCCTTGGCCGCAGCCCGTTGAGTCGTGCAACCGCTTGACACTCAACAGGTAACGTCATAACCTTTGGGCACTTACGGCATTTCGGCCGCCAACCCATCCTCGGTATGTCGATGACAAAAGCGGATCTCGTGGAGCGCGTGACGGAGGCCATCGCCCAGACCTCTGGGCCGATGATTTCCAAGAAGGACTGCGCCCGCGTGGTGGATTCCTTCCTCGATGCCATCAAGGACGCGCTCAAGGAGCAGCGGAACATCGAGGTCCGCGGCTTTGGCACGTTCAAGATCCGCAACCGGAAGACCCGCATGGCGCGCAATCCGC
This genomic interval from Gemmatimonadaceae bacterium contains the following:
- a CDS encoding integration host factor subunit beta — translated: MTKADLVERVTEAIAQTSGPMISKKDCARVVDSFLDAIKDALKEQRNIEVRGFGTFKIRNRKTRMARNPRTGEPVEVSARPVPVFKPSKELRALVADLEMVPDEG
- the tpiA gene encoding triose-phosphate isomerase; amino-acid sequence: MKSLVFAANWKMNQAPADAEAFMRTFTAQYARQQDRRVIFFPSPVALHVVVAAVKQRSDLSAGVQNLYWEDKGAFTGETSGPLARAAGARYALVGHSERRHVFGETDAETGKKVAAAVRAGLTPVLCVGEKLEEREAGQTIDVVLRQLRAGFAEIEPGAIATSMVAYEPVWAIGTGKTATPDDAAEVHTKIRAELVSLVGERGGAIPILYGGSVNRSNVEALVAVDDVDGVLVGGASLDAEQWLTIVRS
- the secG gene encoding preprotein translocase subunit SecG; amino-acid sequence: MYSFLLVVLIIDALVLAAAVLLQAGKGGGLAASFGGSSSSSDSFLGTRQAGNLLTKTSWWAGGIFIGLAFILQIMSTRSRVPTSILDQALTPSAQTAPVAQPGAQPGVQSAVPLEAAPTTPTTPPPQP
- the carA gene encoding glutamine-hydrolyzing carbamoyl-phosphate synthase small subunit, whose amino-acid sequence is MTATYSNQFDEPGFLLLEDGTLFLGRLHAPLKTPAVAEVVFTTSMSGYQETFTDPSYRGQIVVMTAPMIGNYGVNSEDPESAQPQVAGVVVREISQPYSNWRAEQGLGPWLAESDVPVLSEVDTRRLTRHLRTVGVMRGLIGMGVEPTDADRAELAACPSMAGQDLASRVTTKERYLWGDPKAPHHIVAYDYGIKRNILRMFENRGCRITVVPSTTPAKDVLAEKPDGVFLSNGPGDPEAVEYAPKAIKEIVDSGVPVFGICLGHQLLGITFGGRTTKLPYGHRGGNHPVKDLATGDVLITSQNHGFAVEGSADGIPGAPDLEVTHLNLNDGTVEGLRHRSKPVFGVQYHPEAAPGPHDAVPHFDEFLGALAAAR